The following are encoded together in the bacterium genome:
- a CDS encoding right-handed parallel beta-helix repeat-containing protein: MSATNFSEFSKEQPLVFVDWWSKEVQTDNQATGIVDAFADVLGNSNNWEAMFTFLPEARVDDEEFQDRFPLYRGIAHACSLLREDTIRFTGGGLLYDVGTMSPDWAEFRAREEFLQLWWKNDPISTPTVAFDRYVLANDSVANATFRSYPVPYPEDHTVEVDSVVLQYRFDGTTSWQTSKKGSQSDSTYDFSLSLPDTGGYVEYRVWSFDDLGRYGSYPPYGTKWTDAEAGERNCFTFERRKDDAIVKPDTFWLPGVITKEHQVAPNGKLVFQPLPGYKHATLYVGDDAKVTTTWTGSGNQAPQIVFNGTDTSYIHVKPLCDTCKWKGIFDSVGVVVKNYVTFHEGTGEALVLKNATGDSKAQFNEAAFEDSVLVKGPTEITGTATFNKLIVENGATLTILPGSALSFLESGQLIVKKGGKLKAFGNDSTGIVFKAVVDSLPWEGIHCEADSQMAACSLKYVSISGAVAGLLLDRSRGYAEHCVFHDNLYGALVNNGAWFEAVGCSVTTNEVGIAATNLSTVELLNVVANYNTGPGLKGLSRASFYLEDCFVNDNGGDGVAGGIGLYTGSNLFMECTEVASNIGSGITAYGGTIMLTSVKTVGDTLWQWQGNRIEHNATIPYEGQITLRDRTALALWNGNNCIWDTTGDGRLVHWEDQVGSDRWADVYWGSTDTAAIKSKLPSNVTLVRIDSSRTLCPTFTADNSVHDSLVQIFLLPHNAELSGQYTRADSGYKAMIRNSQSSDYALSAVDRLLSVNLAQNKAFGPVRDTLATLYNNVSSLSLKRWIKEGQAWCWAELDDSTNAAKILDSLAQNTPTRFDRVAARAQKQMLSVRLLRVQSAEYKASDCIAYLDSAQKALEVMKGGRRPALPIAW; this comes from the coding sequence ATGTCTGCGACAAACTTCTCCGAGTTTTCGAAAGAGCAGCCTCTTGTGTTCGTAGATTGGTGGTCAAAAGAAGTGCAGACTGACAATCAGGCGACTGGCATTGTGGACGCCTTTGCCGACGTACTGGGAAATAGCAATAACTGGGAGGCGATGTTTACCTTCTTGCCTGAAGCGCGCGTGGATGACGAAGAATTTCAGGACCGCTTCCCACTCTATCGAGGCATCGCCCATGCTTGTTCCCTCCTTCGCGAGGACACCATTAGGTTTACTGGCGGCGGCCTGCTATATGACGTAGGTACAATGTCCCCGGACTGGGCCGAATTTCGAGCTCGCGAGGAGTTCCTTCAACTCTGGTGGAAGAACGACCCGATTTCTACACCAACGGTAGCATTTGATCGCTATGTTCTTGCTAACGATTCCGTGGCCAATGCAACGTTCCGTTCATATCCGGTCCCTTACCCTGAGGATCACACGGTTGAGGTTGATAGTGTGGTGCTACAGTACCGCTTCGACGGAACGACATCATGGCAGACTTCAAAGAAAGGTTCTCAATCAGACAGCACGTACGATTTCAGTTTGAGTCTGCCGGATACTGGCGGCTACGTGGAGTATCGCGTGTGGTCGTTTGATGATTTGGGACGCTATGGTTCTTATCCGCCATACGGTACCAAATGGACAGATGCAGAAGCCGGTGAACGCAACTGCTTCACCTTCGAGCGTCGCAAGGACGATGCAATCGTCAAGCCGGACACATTCTGGCTGCCGGGGGTGATTACGAAGGAACACCAGGTTGCTCCGAATGGTAAGCTGGTGTTTCAACCGCTGCCGGGGTACAAGCATGCGACGCTTTACGTCGGCGACGATGCCAAAGTCACGACAACGTGGACGGGCTCCGGGAATCAAGCGCCGCAGATTGTTTTCAACGGCACCGACACAAGTTACATTCATGTGAAGCCGTTGTGCGACACCTGTAAGTGGAAGGGTATCTTTGACAGCGTCGGTGTGGTCGTGAAGAACTACGTGACTTTCCACGAGGGCACGGGCGAAGCGCTGGTGCTCAAGAACGCTACAGGAGACTCCAAAGCGCAGTTCAACGAGGCCGCATTTGAAGACTCGGTTCTCGTAAAAGGCCCCACGGAAATTACCGGCACGGCGACGTTCAACAAGCTGATTGTCGAAAATGGCGCGACATTGACGATACTGCCGGGCAGCGCACTGTCGTTCTTGGAAAGCGGCCAACTGATTGTCAAGAAGGGCGGCAAGCTGAAGGCCTTCGGCAATGATTCAACGGGAATCGTGTTCAAAGCGGTGGTGGATAGTCTTCCGTGGGAAGGCATTCACTGTGAAGCCGACAGCCAGATGGCAGCCTGTTCACTGAAGTATGTGAGCATTTCGGGCGCGGTCGCAGGTCTGCTTCTGGACCGGTCGCGTGGATACGCGGAGCATTGCGTCTTTCACGACAACCTCTACGGTGCGCTGGTCAACAACGGCGCGTGGTTTGAAGCGGTGGGCTGTTCTGTAACGACCAATGAGGTCGGCATCGCGGCGACGAACCTCTCGACAGTTGAACTGCTTAACGTCGTCGCAAACTACAATACAGGCCCCGGCCTCAAAGGCCTATCCCGAGCAAGTTTCTATTTGGAAGATTGCTTCGTGAATGATAACGGCGGCGACGGCGTGGCAGGTGGAATCGGACTTTACACAGGCTCCAACCTGTTCATGGAATGCACCGAAGTGGCGTCCAATATCGGCTCGGGCATCACGGCCTATGGTGGTACGATAATGTTGACCTCGGTCAAGACAGTCGGCGACACTCTGTGGCAGTGGCAGGGAAACAGGATCGAGCACAATGCGACAATTCCCTATGAAGGCCAGATTACGTTACGAGACCGCACTGCCCTAGCACTTTGGAACGGCAACAATTGCATTTGGGATACGACAGGTGACGGAAGACTGGTACACTGGGAAGATCAGGTTGGATCTGACCGTTGGGCGGACGTGTATTGGGGTAGTACGGACACTGCTGCAATCAAGAGCAAGTTGCCATCCAATGTCACTTTGGTCCGGATTGACTCCTCTCGCACATTGTGCCCAACATTCACAGCGGACAACTCGGTTCACGATTCGCTTGTCCAAATATTCCTGCTTCCGCACAACGCCGAGCTTTCTGGTCAATACACCCGTGCTGATTCGGGTTACAAGGCCATGATTCGCAATTCGCAGAGTTCAGATTACGCTCTGTCCGCCGTGGATCGACTCCTGTCGGTAAATCTTGCACAGAACAAAGCATTCGGGCCGGTGAGGGATACACTGGCCACGCTGTACAATAACGTGTCCAGCTTATCATTGAAGCGGTGGATCAAAGAAGGCCAGGCTTGGTGCTGGGCCGAACTGGACGATTCCACCAATGCAGCGAAGATTCTGGATTCGCTGGCTCAAAACACACCGACGCGCTTTGATCGTGTCGCGGCGCGTGCCCAGAAACAGATGCTGAGTGTACGTCTGCTGCGTGTGCAGTCAGCCGAGTATAAGGCCTCGGACTGCATTGCCTACTTGGATTCTGCCCAGAAGGCGCTTGAAGTAATGAAGGGTGGACGCAGACCAGCATTACCGATAGCGTGGTGA